A single Cellulomonas sp. SLBN-39 DNA region contains:
- a CDS encoding NAD(P)H-binding protein, with protein MGVIAVTGATGQVGRRVAERLAGTRDDAQPVVQRLLVRDPRAMASAAGREVVGVQGYADAEGMRAALEGVDDLFLVSGRESADRVAEHRAAIDAAVAAGVRRVVYLSFLGAAPDATFTFARDHWATEQHLAASGLRWTALRDSLYHAAWPAFVGADLTLRGPAGDGRVASVGHGDVSDVVVGVLLAGDAYDGQVLDVTGPTALTVAEVADTVGRVTGRPVTYVPETLDEAYASRAGYGAPDWEVAGWVTSYAAIAAGELDVVSGTVERVMGRPPQDLETWLRAHPETWRHLVRR; from the coding sequence ATGGGTGTGATCGCGGTGACGGGAGCCACGGGGCAGGTCGGTCGACGGGTCGCCGAGCGGCTCGCCGGCACGCGGGACGACGCGCAGCCGGTGGTGCAGCGGCTGCTCGTGCGGGACCCGAGGGCGATGGCCAGCGCCGCGGGCCGGGAGGTCGTCGGCGTGCAGGGGTACGCCGACGCCGAGGGCATGCGGGCCGCGCTGGAGGGCGTCGACGACCTGTTCCTCGTCTCCGGGCGGGAGTCCGCCGACCGCGTCGCCGAGCACCGGGCCGCGATCGACGCGGCCGTCGCCGCGGGCGTGCGGCGCGTGGTGTACCTGTCGTTCCTGGGCGCCGCGCCGGACGCGACGTTCACGTTCGCGCGCGACCACTGGGCCACCGAGCAGCACCTGGCCGCGTCAGGGCTGCGCTGGACGGCGCTGCGCGACAGCCTCTACCACGCGGCGTGGCCGGCGTTCGTGGGCGCGGACCTGACCCTGCGCGGTCCCGCGGGCGACGGGCGGGTCGCGAGCGTGGGGCACGGGGACGTCTCCGACGTGGTCGTCGGCGTGCTGCTCGCTGGCGACGCCTACGACGGGCAGGTGCTCGACGTGACGGGCCCGACCGCGCTGACCGTCGCGGAGGTCGCCGACACCGTCGGGCGGGTCACGGGCCGGCCGGTGACGTACGTGCCCGAGACCCTCGACGAGGCGTACGCGTCGCGGGCCGGGTACGGCGCCCCCGACTGGGAGGTCGCCGGCTGGGTGACCTCGTACGCGGCGATCGCCGCGGGCGAGCTCGACGTGGTCAGCGGCACCGTCGAGCGCGTCATGGGGCGCCCGCCGCAGGACCTGGAGACGTGGCTGCGCGCGCACCCGGAGACGTGGCGGCACCTCGTGCGCCGGTAG
- a CDS encoding type II toxin-antitoxin system Phd/YefM family antitoxin: MDTVTGEVTTRELREHLADVLGRAMYGGERIGVTRHGKLAAVVIGVEDLEDLEAFEMAQDVEAYRRAKAEDDGERVSLKDLRADLTS; encoded by the coding sequence ATGGATACCGTCACCGGGGAAGTGACCACCCGAGAGTTGCGAGAGCACCTCGCTGACGTGCTGGGGCGTGCCATGTACGGCGGCGAGCGGATCGGTGTGACCCGCCACGGGAAGCTCGCGGCGGTCGTGATCGGGGTCGAGGACCTCGAGGACCTCGAGGCCTTCGAGATGGCGCAGGACGTCGAGGCCTACCGCCGGGCCAAGGCTGAGGACGACGGTGAGCGGGTGTCCCTGAAGGACCTGCGAGCTGATCTGACGTCGTGA
- a CDS encoding 2-phosphosulfolactate phosphatase, with protein MGDQVRARVRLEWGRTGAMALLGEHAPRSMAVVVDVLSFGTAVTVACEGGARVLPVPWSDPAGAERLAAATGAALARPRGDGRLSLSPASLRDLGTQRLVLPSPNGAAITHAVAGTGARVVVGCLRNASAVARAAAAHLDADPEHDVVLVPAGERWPDGGLRPALEDLLAAGAVAAVLRAHGTGLSPEALAAAALWSATPDAAAAVLASTSGRELVRTGWPQDVDVAVAVDASRVVPTVVGTDDGPEVRAG; from the coding sequence GTGGGGGATCAGGTGAGGGCGCGGGTGCGGCTGGAGTGGGGCCGCACGGGGGCGATGGCGCTGCTCGGCGAGCACGCGCCGCGGTCGATGGCGGTCGTCGTCGACGTGCTGTCGTTCGGCACGGCGGTGACGGTGGCGTGCGAGGGCGGGGCGCGGGTGCTGCCGGTGCCGTGGTCCGACCCGGCCGGGGCGGAGCGGCTCGCGGCGGCGACCGGGGCGGCGCTGGCCCGGCCCCGCGGGGACGGGCGGCTGAGCCTGTCGCCCGCGTCCCTGCGCGACCTGGGCACGCAGCGCCTGGTGCTGCCGTCGCCCAACGGGGCCGCGATCACGCACGCGGTGGCCGGGACGGGCGCGCGGGTCGTCGTGGGGTGCCTGCGCAACGCGTCGGCGGTCGCACGGGCCGCGGCGGCGCACCTGGACGCGGACCCCGAGCACGACGTCGTGCTCGTCCCGGCCGGCGAGCGGTGGCCCGACGGCGGCCTGCGCCCGGCGCTGGAGGACCTGCTGGCGGCCGGGGCGGTGGCCGCGGTGCTGCGCGCGCACGGCACGGGCCTGTCGCCCGAGGCCCTCGCGGCGGCGGCGCTGTGGTCGGCGACGCCCGACGCGGCGGCCGCGGTGCTGGCGTCGACCAGCGGCCGGGAGCTGGTGCGCACGGGGTGGCCGCAGGACGTCGACGTGGCCGTGGCCGTGGACGCGTCGCGGGTGGTGCCGACGGTGGTCGGCACGGACGACGGACCCGAGGTGCGGGCAGGCTGA
- the map gene encoding type I methionyl aminopeptidase — translation MALKTPAEIEQMRPAGRFIASVLTSLREYAQVGMTTNDLDAHAHRLIDEAGARSVYLGYHPSFGAVPYPGVLCTSVNDAALHGLPSDLVLQDGDVLSVDIAAEVEGWVADSALTFQLGTPTPEAQQLILTTERALAAGIAAAQPGARMGDVSAAIGRIGRQAGYGINADFGGHGVGRTMHEDPHVPNLGRAGTGERLKPGLVIAIEPWFMAGGDAYVVDPDGWTIRSADGSLTAHAEHTIAITKRGPVVLTARD, via the coding sequence GTGGCCCTCAAGACACCCGCCGAGATCGAGCAGATGCGCCCCGCGGGGCGGTTCATCGCGTCCGTCCTGACCTCGCTGCGCGAGTACGCGCAGGTCGGCATGACGACGAACGACCTGGACGCGCACGCCCACCGCCTCATCGACGAGGCCGGCGCCCGCTCGGTCTACCTCGGCTACCACCCGAGCTTCGGGGCGGTCCCGTACCCCGGCGTGCTCTGCACGTCCGTCAACGACGCGGCCCTGCACGGCCTGCCGTCGGACCTCGTGCTCCAGGACGGCGATGTGCTCAGCGTCGACATCGCCGCCGAGGTCGAGGGGTGGGTCGCCGACTCCGCGCTGACCTTCCAGCTCGGCACCCCCACGCCCGAGGCGCAGCAGCTCATCCTCACCACCGAGCGTGCGCTCGCCGCGGGCATCGCCGCCGCCCAGCCCGGCGCCCGCATGGGCGACGTGTCCGCCGCGATCGGCCGCATCGGCCGGCAGGCCGGCTACGGCATCAACGCGGACTTCGGCGGCCACGGCGTCGGCCGCACCATGCACGAGGACCCGCACGTGCCGAACCTGGGCCGCGCCGGCACCGGGGAGCGGCTCAAGCCGGGCCTGGTCATCGCCATCGAGCCCTGGTTCATGGCCGGCGGCGACGCCTACGTCGTCGACCCGGACGGCTGGACGATCCGCAGCGCCGACGGCTCCCTGACCGCGCACGCCGAGCACACCATCGCCATCACCAAGCGCGGCCCGGTCGTCCTCACCGCCCGCGACTGA
- a CDS encoding type II toxin-antitoxin system RelE/ParE family toxin: protein MTWQIDFTSAAARQVKKLPRPVRVKIVDAIEALAVDPRPRGARKLVGEDDAWRIRVGDYRVIYDVVDSTLTVTVVRAAHRREVYDR, encoded by the coding sequence GTGACCTGGCAGATCGACTTCACCTCCGCTGCGGCGCGCCAGGTGAAGAAGCTCCCGCGTCCTGTCCGGGTCAAGATCGTCGACGCCATCGAGGCGCTGGCCGTCGACCCGCGCCCTCGGGGCGCGAGGAAGCTCGTCGGCGAGGACGACGCATGGCGTATCCGGGTGGGCGACTACCGGGTCATCTACGACGTCGTCGACTCCACCCTGACCGTCACCGTGGTACGTGCCGCGCATCGGCGAGAGGTCTACGACCGGTAA
- a CDS encoding low molecular weight protein-tyrosine-phosphatase has product MTVCTGNICRSPMAEVVLRDRFEAAGLGDRVVVDSTGISDEEHGNPVDRRARAVLRAHGYDDGTGHHARQVRASDLLARDLLLPMTSAHARALRRLAGDDPALTGRIRMLRTFDPAAPGPDQPEHLLDVDDPWYGPDAGFETTLAEIEAAADGIVAHIRDALDTRG; this is encoded by the coding sequence ATGACGGTCTGCACCGGCAACATCTGCCGCTCGCCGATGGCCGAGGTCGTGCTCCGCGACCGGTTCGAGGCCGCCGGCCTCGGTGACCGCGTCGTGGTCGACTCCACCGGCATCAGCGACGAGGAGCACGGCAACCCCGTGGACCGTCGCGCCCGCGCGGTGCTGCGCGCGCACGGGTACGACGACGGCACGGGCCACCACGCCCGCCAGGTCCGCGCGTCCGACCTGCTGGCCCGCGACCTGCTGCTGCCCATGACGTCGGCCCACGCCCGCGCGCTGCGCCGCCTCGCCGGCGACGACCCCGCCCTGACCGGACGCATCCGCATGCTGCGCACCTTCGACCCCGCGGCCCCCGGCCCGGACCAGCCCGAGCACCTGCTCGACGTCGACGACCCCTGGTACGGCCCTGACGCCGGCTTCGAGACGACCCTCGCCGAGATCGAGGCCGCCGCCGACGGCATCGTCGCCCACATCCGAGACGCCCTCGACACCCGCGGATGA
- a CDS encoding aminotransferase class I/II-fold pyridoxal phosphate-dependent enzyme — MKVARRAHVPPFAVMEILAAANARRAAGEHVLNLCAGEPSTGASDVVRQRAIDLLTAGDLGYTESLGAPGLRAAIAAHYGQTYGVDVDPARVAVTTGSSGGFVLAFLAAFDVGDRVALARPGYPAYANILTALGVEVVDLPCGPEQRYQPTVAQLEALDPPVDGLVVASPANPTGTMIEPDELTALARWCGAHGVRLVSDEIYHGITYPDASGSTPAPATAAAHLHDGAVVVNSFSKYWAMTGWRLGWLVLPDDLVGPVDALAGNVALCPPALAQHAGVAAFSAEGMAAARANVERYAASRALLLERLPDLGWDPVAPADGAFYLYGDVSASGLDSVTWCARLLDEAGVALTPGTDFDPLHGRDWVRLSFASAPEVVAEAVDRIVAWQRTLPGRPA, encoded by the coding sequence ATGAAGGTCGCCCGCCGTGCGCACGTGCCCCCGTTCGCCGTGATGGAGATCCTCGCCGCCGCCAACGCGCGCCGCGCCGCGGGCGAGCACGTGCTCAACCTCTGCGCGGGCGAGCCCTCCACCGGCGCGTCCGACGTGGTCCGCCAGCGCGCGATCGACCTGCTCACCGCCGGCGACCTCGGGTACACCGAGTCGCTGGGCGCGCCCGGGCTGCGCGCGGCGATCGCCGCGCACTACGGCCAGACGTACGGCGTCGACGTCGACCCCGCGCGCGTCGCCGTCACCACCGGGTCGTCCGGCGGGTTCGTGCTCGCGTTCCTCGCCGCGTTCGACGTCGGCGACCGCGTCGCCCTCGCCCGCCCCGGCTACCCCGCGTACGCGAACATCCTCACCGCGCTCGGCGTCGAGGTCGTCGACCTGCCCTGCGGCCCCGAGCAGCGCTACCAGCCGACCGTCGCCCAGCTCGAGGCCCTCGACCCGCCCGTCGACGGCCTCGTCGTCGCCAGCCCCGCCAACCCCACCGGCACGATGATCGAGCCCGACGAGCTCACCGCCCTCGCCCGCTGGTGCGGCGCCCACGGGGTCCGCCTGGTCAGCGACGAGATCTACCACGGCATCACCTACCCCGACGCGAGCGGCAGCACCCCCGCCCCCGCGACCGCCGCCGCGCACCTGCACGACGGCGCCGTCGTCGTGAACTCCTTCTCCAAGTACTGGGCCATGACCGGCTGGCGGCTGGGCTGGCTCGTGCTGCCCGACGACCTCGTCGGCCCCGTCGACGCGCTCGCGGGCAACGTGGCGCTCTGCCCGCCGGCGCTCGCGCAGCACGCGGGCGTCGCGGCGTTCAGCGCCGAGGGCATGGCCGCGGCCCGGGCCAACGTGGAGCGGTACGCGGCCTCGCGCGCGCTGCTGCTGGAGCGCCTGCCCGACCTCGGCTGGGACCCGGTCGCCCCGGCCGACGGCGCGTTCTACCTGTACGGGGACGTGTCCGCCTCGGGCCTGGACTCCGTCACGTGGTGCGCGCGGCTGCTCGACGAGGCGGGCGTCGCGCTGACCCCCGGCACGGACTTCGACCCGCTGCACGGCCGCGACTGGGTGCGGCTGTCGTT
- a CDS encoding APC family permease, whose amino-acid sequence MTSPALARRLGLTDAVVVGLSAMLGAGVFAVWAPAAQAAGAGLLVGLVVAAVVAYANATATAQLAAVHPVAGGTYAYGRAELGPWWGFVAGWGFVIGKTASCAAMAMTFAAYAVPEPWQRPAAAAAVVALVAVDLAGVTRTARVARVLVALVLVALTVVVVAGAAGGAWDVGGLAGGAATGGAYGVLQSAGLLFFAFAGYARIATLGEEVVDPARTVPRAITVALGAVMVVYVLLAVTVLGVLGADGVAASAAPVADAVAATGWTWAGPLVRVGAAAASLGALLALLAGVGRTSLAMAREHDLPGALAAVHPVRQVPHRATLVVGAVVLALVLTVDLRGVIGFSSFGVLVYYAVANLAASRQRGDARRTPRALQAVGLVGCVVLVATLPVPSLVVGAAVLVTGVLGRVARLRLAR is encoded by the coding sequence GTGACCTCGCCCGCGCTCGCCCGCCGCCTCGGCCTGACCGACGCGGTCGTCGTCGGCCTGTCCGCCATGCTCGGCGCCGGGGTGTTCGCCGTGTGGGCGCCCGCCGCGCAGGCAGCCGGTGCCGGGCTGCTCGTCGGCCTCGTCGTCGCCGCCGTCGTCGCGTACGCCAACGCCACCGCGACCGCCCAGCTCGCCGCCGTGCACCCCGTCGCTGGCGGCACCTACGCGTACGGGCGCGCCGAGCTCGGCCCGTGGTGGGGGTTCGTCGCCGGCTGGGGCTTCGTGATCGGCAAGACCGCGAGCTGCGCGGCCATGGCCATGACGTTCGCGGCCTACGCGGTGCCCGAGCCGTGGCAGCGCCCGGCCGCCGCGGCCGCGGTCGTCGCGCTCGTGGCGGTCGACCTCGCCGGCGTCACCCGCACCGCCCGCGTCGCCCGCGTGCTGGTCGCGCTCGTGCTCGTCGCGCTGACCGTCGTCGTCGTGGCCGGTGCGGCGGGCGGCGCGTGGGACGTCGGCGGGCTGGCCGGCGGCGCCGCGACGGGCGGTGCGTACGGCGTGCTCCAGTCCGCCGGCCTGCTGTTCTTCGCGTTCGCCGGCTACGCGCGCATCGCCACCCTCGGCGAGGAGGTCGTCGACCCCGCCCGCACCGTCCCGCGCGCGATCACCGTCGCGCTCGGCGCCGTCATGGTCGTCTACGTCCTGCTCGCCGTGACGGTCCTCGGCGTGCTCGGTGCGGACGGCGTCGCCGCGTCGGCCGCGCCCGTCGCCGACGCCGTCGCCGCCACCGGGTGGACGTGGGCGGGCCCGCTCGTGCGTGTCGGGGCCGCCGCCGCGTCCCTCGGCGCCCTGCTCGCCCTGCTCGCCGGCGTCGGACGCACGTCGCTGGCCATGGCGCGCGAGCACGACCTGCCCGGGGCGCTCGCCGCCGTGCACCCGGTGCGGCAGGTCCCGCACCGGGCCACGCTCGTCGTCGGCGCCGTGGTCCTCGCGCTCGTGCTCACCGTGGACCTGCGCGGGGTCATCGGCTTCTCGTCGTTCGGGGTGCTCGTGTACTACGCGGTCGCCAACCTCGCCGCGTCCCGGCAGCGCGGCGACGCCCGCCGCACCCCGCGCGCCCTGCAGGCCGTCGGCCTCGTCGGGTGCGTCGTCCTCGTCGCCACCCTGCCGGTGCCGAGCCTCGTCGTGGGGGCTGCGGTGCTGGTCACGGGCGTGCTGGGCCGGGTCGCCCGGCTGCGCCTGGCGCGCTGA
- the aceB gene encoding malate synthase A has product MTIVETSPTSRIVSAGRREQLVVAGPPVPGGDAVLTGHALDFLTDLHARFAGRRQELLTARQRRRDRFANGADPGFLPITAHLRADPTWRVAGPGPGLEHRRVEITGPTDRKTTVNALNSGAHVWLADHEDAMSPTWANVVSGQVNLHDAIRGQVDFTSPEGKEYRVGATTPTIVFRPRGWHLTEKHVRFTDRAGQECSASASLVDAGLYLFTNARALVDAGRGPYLYLPKIEGHLEARLWDEVFRFTEAYLGLPYGTIRATVLIETITAAFEMEEILYELRDHCAGLNAGRWDYVFSVIKTFRARGTRFVLPDRARVTMTVPFMRAYTDLLVATCHRRGAQAIGGMSAFIPDRRDPEVTTRALAQVRADKEREAGQGFDGTWVAHPDLVPAARAVFDDALGDRPDQRDRLREDVAVTAADLLDVASAGGGEPGAVTDVGVRTNVSVALRYLEAWLRGTGAVAIDHLMEDAATAEISRSQLWQWVHQGVTTAEGTHLDAAAVEEVLADVLAGLPRTAHDRYDDAAALLREVALGEEFPTFLTVPAYTRHLVTRT; this is encoded by the coding sequence ATGACCATCGTCGAGACGTCACCCACCAGCAGGATCGTGAGCGCCGGGCGGCGCGAGCAGCTCGTCGTCGCCGGGCCGCCCGTGCCCGGCGGGGACGCCGTCCTCACCGGGCACGCGCTGGACTTCCTCACCGACCTGCACGCCCGGTTCGCGGGCCGCCGGCAGGAGCTGCTCACGGCACGGCAGCGCCGCCGCGACCGGTTCGCCAACGGCGCCGACCCCGGGTTCCTGCCGATCACCGCGCACCTGCGCGCCGACCCGACGTGGCGCGTCGCGGGCCCCGGCCCCGGCCTGGAGCACCGTCGAGTCGAGATCACCGGCCCCACCGACCGCAAGACGACCGTCAACGCGCTCAACTCCGGGGCGCACGTGTGGCTCGCCGACCACGAGGACGCCATGAGCCCCACCTGGGCGAACGTGGTCTCCGGGCAGGTGAACCTGCACGACGCGATCCGCGGCCAGGTCGACTTCACCAGCCCCGAGGGCAAGGAGTACCGCGTCGGCGCCACCACGCCGACCATCGTGTTCCGCCCCCGCGGCTGGCACCTGACGGAGAAGCACGTGCGGTTCACCGACCGTGCCGGCCAGGAGTGCTCGGCGTCCGCGAGCCTCGTCGACGCCGGTCTGTACCTGTTCACCAACGCCCGGGCGCTCGTCGATGCCGGCCGTGGCCCGTACCTGTACCTGCCCAAGATCGAGGGGCACCTGGAGGCGCGGCTGTGGGACGAGGTGTTCCGCTTCACCGAGGCGTACCTCGGCCTGCCGTACGGCACGATCCGCGCGACCGTCCTCATCGAGACCATCACGGCCGCGTTCGAGATGGAGGAGATCCTCTACGAGCTGCGCGACCACTGCGCGGGCCTGAACGCGGGCCGCTGGGACTACGTGTTCAGCGTCATCAAGACGTTCCGGGCCCGCGGCACGCGGTTCGTGCTGCCCGACCGGGCGCGGGTGACGATGACGGTGCCGTTCATGCGCGCGTACACCGACCTGCTCGTCGCCACCTGCCACCGTCGGGGCGCGCAGGCGATCGGCGGCATGAGCGCGTTCATCCCGGACCGCCGCGACCCCGAGGTCACGACGCGGGCGCTCGCGCAGGTCCGCGCCGACAAGGAGCGCGAGGCCGGGCAGGGGTTCGACGGCACGTGGGTCGCGCACCCGGACCTCGTCCCGGCCGCCCGGGCGGTGTTCGACGACGCGCTCGGCGACCGGCCCGACCAGCGCGACCGGCTCCGCGAGGACGTCGCGGTCACCGCCGCCGACCTGCTCGACGTCGCGTCCGCGGGCGGCGGCGAGCCCGGGGCGGTCACCGACGTGGGCGTCCGCACGAACGTCTCGGTTGCGCTGCGGTACCTCGAGGCGTGGCTGCGCGGCACCGGCGCCGTCGCGATCGACCACCTGATGGAGGACGCGGCCACCGCCGAGATCTCCCGCTCGCAGCTGTGGCAGTGGGTGCACCAGGGCGTCACCACCGCCGAGGGCACGCACCTGGACGCGGCCGCCGTCGAGGAGGTCCTCGCCGACGTCCTCGCGGGCCTGCCCCGCACCGCGCACGACCGGTACGACGACGCCGCGGCGCTGCTGCGGGAGGTCGCGCTCGGCGAGGAGTTCCCGACGTTCCTCACGGTCCCGGCGTACACCCGGCACCTGGTCACGCGGACCTGA
- a CDS encoding endo alpha-1,4 polygalactosaminidase, translated as MTPHPAPHRARPAGRVPLRRALVGLVALLAAAGCSGTPTGSGTVAEPPAAPATASPATSVAPSATTSAAATGEASPVADAAPPVALPPSGAVFEYQLGGADEPADGTEVVIRDSTEPPSGGYDICYVNGFQTQPGDTEQTIRDEPDLVLHVDGEPLRDPGWPDEVIFDVSTPALRERVAARVGATIDGCAAAGFDAVEIDNLDAYTRSAGLLDEDDALATAALLIDRAHAAGLAFAQKNTAELTEQVRALGADLVVAEECAAWEECGVFTSAYPVVLDVEYDADAFAAACAAQTDPGTHDPHLSVILRDYDVSPRSAPDAVHETC; from the coding sequence ATGACCCCGCACCCCGCCCCGCACCGCGCCCGCCCGGCAGGACGCGTCCCGCTCCGCCGCGCGCTGGTCGGTCTCGTCGCGCTGCTCGCGGCCGCCGGCTGCTCGGGCACGCCGACGGGCAGCGGCACCGTCGCCGAGCCGCCCGCCGCACCGGCCACGGCCTCCCCGGCGACGTCCGTCGCGCCCTCCGCGACGACGTCCGCCGCGGCGACGGGCGAGGCCTCCCCCGTCGCCGACGCCGCACCCCCGGTCGCGCTGCCCCCGTCGGGGGCCGTGTTCGAGTACCAGCTCGGCGGCGCCGACGAGCCCGCGGACGGCACCGAGGTCGTCATCCGCGACTCCACCGAGCCACCGTCGGGCGGGTACGACATCTGCTACGTCAACGGGTTCCAGACCCAGCCCGGGGACACCGAGCAGACGATCCGCGACGAGCCCGACCTCGTCCTGCACGTCGACGGCGAGCCGCTGCGCGACCCGGGCTGGCCCGACGAGGTCATCTTCGACGTCTCGACGCCCGCGCTGCGCGAGCGCGTCGCCGCACGCGTGGGCGCGACGATCGACGGCTGCGCCGCTGCCGGGTTCGACGCGGTCGAGATCGACAACCTCGACGCCTACACGCGCTCGGCGGGCCTGCTCGACGAGGACGACGCCCTGGCCACCGCGGCGCTGCTGATCGACCGCGCGCACGCCGCGGGCCTGGCGTTCGCGCAGAAGAACACCGCCGAGCTCACGGAGCAGGTGCGGGCCCTGGGCGCCGACCTGGTGGTCGCCGAGGAGTGCGCCGCGTGGGAGGAGTGCGGGGTGTTCACGTCCGCCTACCCCGTGGTCCTCGACGTGGAGTACGACGCCGACGCGTTCGCCGCGGCGTGCGCCGCCCAGACCGACCCGGGCACGCACGACCCGCACCTGTCGGTGATCCTGCGCGACTACGACGTCTCGCCGCGCTCCGCCCCCGACGCCGTCCACGAGACCTGCTGA
- a CDS encoding DNA polymerase IV, whose amino-acid sequence MDRGADRAQRLVDAVRVRDAATVMHLDADAFFAAVEQRDKPSLRGRPVLVGGVGGRGVVSTASYEARRDGARSAMPMARARRLSPAAAVLTPRFAAYSAYSAVIMATLRELTPAVEPLSIDEAFADLALAEGGAPDPQEAGERVRALVAERTGLTVSVGVGRSKLVAKIASDLRKPGGLVVVRPEDEDDVLLPLDVRTIPGVGPATAAALERLGVRTVADLRRQPLDTLTMTLGESSGTNLFLLARGLDDRPVVVTSERKSAGAERTFAHDLFGRELVLAAVDDVVDEALQRLERHGGAARTVVAKVRYSDFSTVTRSVTFPQPTASAADLRDAARSATLAAGINDPVRLLGVSFHGLSAHAQLALDLPGVAVERGTAPVALDDEVGDARPVVRVRADPDAEAPRPAGERPVVGRPLGPAPPGRALDVTNARPGLDVEHATLGRGWVVHVRGREATVRFETALTEPARSRVVDLDADPLLLVDPVGVTPPAAVPEHLREPA is encoded by the coding sequence GTGGACCGGGGAGCAGACCGCGCGCAGCGGCTCGTGGACGCCGTGCGCGTGCGCGACGCCGCGACGGTCATGCACCTGGACGCCGACGCGTTCTTCGCCGCGGTGGAGCAGCGCGACAAGCCGTCGCTGCGCGGGCGCCCGGTGCTGGTCGGCGGGGTCGGGGGGCGCGGGGTCGTCTCCACGGCGTCGTACGAGGCCCGGCGGGACGGGGCCCGCTCGGCGATGCCCATGGCGCGCGCCCGGCGCCTGAGCCCGGCCGCCGCGGTGCTGACCCCGCGGTTCGCCGCCTACTCCGCGTACTCCGCGGTGATCATGGCGACGCTGCGCGAGCTCACGCCGGCCGTCGAGCCCTTGAGCATCGACGAGGCGTTCGCGGACCTTGCGCTCGCCGAGGGAGGGGCGCCGGACCCGCAGGAGGCCGGCGAGCGCGTGCGTGCCCTCGTCGCCGAGCGCACCGGGCTGACGGTGTCGGTGGGCGTCGGACGGTCCAAGCTCGTCGCGAAGATCGCGTCCGACCTGCGCAAGCCCGGCGGCCTGGTCGTCGTGCGGCCCGAGGACGAGGACGACGTGCTGCTGCCGCTGGACGTGCGGACCATCCCGGGCGTCGGGCCCGCCACGGCCGCGGCGCTCGAACGGCTCGGCGTACGCACCGTCGCCGACCTGCGCCGCCAGCCCCTCGACACCCTGACGATGACGCTCGGCGAGTCGTCCGGAACGAACCTGTTCCTGCTGGCCCGCGGCCTCGACGACCGGCCCGTCGTCGTCACCAGCGAGCGCAAGTCCGCCGGCGCGGAGCGCACGTTCGCGCACGACCTGTTCGGCCGCGAGCTCGTGCTGGCCGCGGTCGACGACGTGGTCGACGAGGCCCTGCAGCGGCTCGAGCGGCACGGCGGCGCCGCCCGGACCGTGGTGGCGAAGGTGCGGTACTCGGACTTCTCGACCGTGACCCGGTCGGTGACGTTCCCGCAGCCCACGGCGTCGGCGGCCGACCTGCGCGACGCCGCCCGCAGCGCGACCCTCGCCGCCGGCATCAACGACCCCGTGCGGCTGCTCGGGGTGTCGTTCCACGGCCTGTCCGCGCACGCGCAGCTCGCCCTGGACCTGCCGGGCGTGGCCGTCGAGCGCGGCACCGCACCGGTGGCGCTCGACGACGAGGTCGGCGACGCCCGGCCGGTGGTCCGGGTGCGGGCGGACCCGGACGCGGAGGCGCCGCGGCCAGCGGGTGAGCGGCCCGTGGTCGGGCGGCCGCTGGGCCCGGCGCCGCCCGGTCGCGCCCTCGACGTGACGAACGCCCGTCCCGGCCTCGACGTCGAGCACGCGACACTGGGACGCGGGTGGGTCGTGCACGTGCGCGGCCGGGAGGCGACCGTGCGGTTCGAGACCGCGCTCACGGAGCCGGCCCGCTCGCGCGTCGTCGACCTCGACGCCGACCCCCTGCTGCTCGTCGACCCCGTCGGCGTGACCCCGCCCGCCGCCGTCCCCGAGCACCTCCGGGAGCCCGCATGA